One window from the genome of Haladaptatus paucihalophilus DX253 encodes:
- a CDS encoding PAS domain S-box protein yields MDESTVNAVLDTLPDVFYVFDADGTLVEWNDRLTEVTGYDDDELDGMAPLDFIAEEDKQEIATAIDAVLLGESTETRQSALVTKDGEHVPYEFNATRVTDEDGTVTGFTGTGRNLSKRRKRERTLRRERDRTRQLLETSPIGILILDGDGRFIEANERAATILGLSKREILDRTYDDDRWNATDETGAPMPPAECPFAKTIRNEEPEYDTVMGVERPDGERVWLSVKSAPVFDDEGTPVEVVASISNITDRRHRERELRQQRDELETLNRINELVREVIHELVGAATREEIEETVCTRLADSDLYRFAWVGDQDLVEGSLVPQALAGDDQAFHELVGEVERENEVWERPATKAFRTGRHVVVRDFSKTTVLTDRLREGALERGLHSGIAVPLSYGQTTYGVLVVYATRTDAFSEREAAGFDTLGELVGFAINATENKKLLATDQAAVELMFRVTDEALLVDLSRQIDGTLVLDGTVPTSDGRYLYYVRVEDAQPKQVADTAETFSTVNNSRVVWIHDDEGLLVLTVSSSLVENFIESSAKVLTARAHDGVEDVVVEVTRETDIRTLLTSIQSTYPDIELVAKRDVERTERSERRSRNVLSTELTDRQRSAFHAAYLAGYYDWPRESTAEQVAESMGIAPATLHQHLRKAEGKLASSFFDSMME; encoded by the coding sequence ATGGACGAATCGACCGTCAACGCCGTACTCGACACGCTGCCGGACGTGTTCTATGTTTTCGACGCGGACGGGACACTCGTCGAGTGGAACGACCGACTCACGGAGGTAACAGGCTACGATGACGACGAACTCGACGGAATGGCACCGCTCGATTTTATCGCGGAGGAGGACAAACAGGAGATAGCGACGGCCATCGACGCGGTACTGCTGGGCGAGAGCACCGAGACGCGCCAGTCGGCGCTCGTAACGAAGGACGGCGAGCACGTTCCGTACGAGTTCAACGCGACGCGGGTCACCGACGAGGACGGGACCGTCACCGGGTTCACCGGAACGGGACGCAATCTCTCCAAACGCCGAAAGCGCGAGCGCACGCTTCGCAGGGAGCGCGACCGAACGAGACAGCTGCTCGAAACGAGTCCTATCGGCATCCTCATCCTCGACGGCGACGGCCGGTTCATCGAAGCGAACGAGCGCGCCGCGACCATTCTCGGCCTTTCGAAAAGAGAGATACTCGACCGAACGTACGACGACGACCGCTGGAACGCCACCGACGAAACGGGAGCACCCATGCCACCCGCCGAGTGCCCCTTTGCCAAAACCATCCGCAACGAAGAACCGGAGTACGACACGGTGATGGGTGTCGAACGGCCCGACGGAGAGCGCGTGTGGCTATCGGTCAAAAGCGCGCCGGTATTCGACGACGAAGGAACCCCCGTGGAAGTCGTCGCGTCGATTTCGAACATCACCGACCGCCGCCACCGTGAACGCGAGCTCCGTCAGCAGCGCGACGAACTGGAGACGCTGAACCGTATCAACGAACTCGTGCGGGAGGTGATTCACGAACTCGTCGGCGCGGCGACGCGCGAGGAGATAGAAGAGACGGTGTGTACTCGACTCGCCGACTCCGACCTCTATCGGTTCGCGTGGGTCGGCGATCAGGACCTCGTCGAGGGCAGTCTCGTCCCGCAAGCACTCGCCGGGGACGACCAAGCGTTCCACGAACTCGTCGGAGAGGTCGAGCGAGAGAACGAGGTGTGGGAACGCCCCGCGACGAAGGCATTCCGGACGGGACGACACGTCGTCGTCCGCGATTTCTCCAAAACGACCGTCCTCACCGACCGTCTCCGTGAGGGGGCGTTAGAGCGTGGACTCCATTCGGGAATCGCGGTCCCGCTCTCGTACGGGCAGACGACGTACGGCGTGTTGGTGGTGTATGCGACACGAACCGACGCGTTCAGCGAGCGGGAAGCCGCCGGGTTCGACACGCTCGGCGAACTCGTCGGGTTCGCCATCAACGCGACCGAGAACAAGAAACTCCTGGCGACGGACCAAGCGGCCGTCGAACTGATGTTCCGCGTCACGGACGAAGCACTGCTGGTTGACTTATCGCGCCAAATCGACGGCACGCTCGTCCTCGACGGTACCGTCCCGACGTCCGACGGTCGATATCTCTACTACGTCCGCGTCGAGGACGCGCAACCGAAACAGGTGGCGGATACCGCCGAAACGTTCTCGACCGTGAACAATTCGCGCGTCGTCTGGATTCACGACGACGAGGGGCTTCTCGTGTTGACGGTTTCGTCGTCGCTCGTCGAGAACTTCATCGAATCCAGCGCGAAGGTGCTGACGGCACGGGCACACGACGGCGTGGAGGATGTCGTCGTCGAGGTGACGCGGGAAACAGATATTCGAACCCTATTAACGTCGATTCAGTCCACCTATCCCGATATCGAACTCGTCGCAAAGCGTGACGTAGAGCGAACCGAACGGTCGGAGCGGAGGTCCCGAAACGTGCTTTCGACGGAACTCACCGACCGACAGCGGTCTGCGTTCCACGCCGCGTATCTGGCCGGATACTACGACTGGCCGCGCGAGAGCACGGCCGAACAGGTCGCGGAGTCGATGGGAATCGCACCGGCGACGCTTCATCAACACCTTCGAAAGGCGGAAGGGAAGCTCGCGTCGTCGTTTTTTGACAGCATGATGGAGTGA
- a CDS encoding DUF2103 domain-containing protein, producing MNCRQCASSLERPGDYCLVCRTQNADSVVLAVTRDHADITMLNDETVVGKTGVSTTPEEGETEVVELRNFAGRIADEVRRKHPEDVYAAGDRGVIRAVRAQLHYDFYRVGDENPVEEVLARRGERSLEVVDLDPAEKIGGTHTTLIGNRDGMRVIREVACHPHVKKIIPGPINAGGASSDSGVRAKATRADENGNVRLLLRDGSSVQENRVVTTAMDRDLGERIREDLNEALQESGFR from the coding sequence ATGAACTGTCGGCAGTGTGCGTCCTCGCTCGAACGTCCGGGCGACTACTGCCTCGTCTGTCGAACGCAGAACGCCGATTCCGTCGTTCTCGCCGTGACCCGCGACCACGCCGACATCACGATGCTCAACGACGAAACCGTGGTCGGGAAGACGGGCGTCAGCACCACGCCCGAGGAGGGCGAAACCGAGGTCGTCGAACTCCGTAACTTCGCGGGGCGCATCGCCGACGAAGTGCGACGGAAACACCCCGAGGACGTGTACGCGGCGGGCGACCGCGGCGTGATTCGCGCCGTCCGCGCCCAACTCCACTACGACTTCTACCGCGTCGGCGACGAGAACCCCGTCGAGGAGGTGCTGGCGCGGCGCGGCGAGCGCTCGCTCGAAGTCGTGGACCTCGACCCGGCCGAGAAAATCGGCGGAACACACACAACCCTCATCGGCAACCGCGACGGCATGCGCGTGATTCGTGAGGTCGCCTGCCATCCGCACGTCAAGAAAATCATCCCCGGCCCGATCAACGCGGGGGGTGCGAGTTCCGACTCCGGCGTCCGCGCCAAGGCCACCCGCGCCGACGAGAACGGGAACGTCCGACTCCTCCTCCGCGACGGGTCCAGCGTGCAGGAAAACCGCGTCGTTACCACCGCCATGGACCGCGACCTCGGCGAGCGGATTCGGGAGGACCTGAACGAGGCCCTCCAAGAGAGCGGCTTTCGCTGA
- a CDS encoding DUF2339 domain-containing protein, producing the protein MRFRTTLSKRSLSARRLLFSLTARRSLLSLFVLLSILTMVVATPASSRPPPEPFCGPCGGSFTEEAHQYAETLGVENVTFDVERTTATIRVHDNGTATWTVKNRLASEETARYFRENGWVLDEIAENAAPGSSLDPEPFLDARVVGAKTVVLRYRTSAAATAPGGVVRFDGFRHAREGSISGLGADRLTVVGPPGTVVTRAPRGASVDGNSFSLTAFRDTGDGPFVAFARSDGIAGEAWSFVAVTLPLSGDIAFNLLSDVLLPASVLFALLVGFVRLGGREGSRNERTPRLVAGIVSVLGVLALFVGTLRLNHTVSGYSMGIVVAGGTYAVLGLLAFSHVRPTFYRTVAAVLLAWVVGLCVAMLAAVAVDSAVGARLFASNPYAIRKFLFAAFSVLLASFMTAVGYAAAVRRYRRVVLGIPPVAFAVVLALTIPVTRVRGPNDFLFSVFLLVYLLVFVALVGLPAFLLGRTIPNGR; encoded by the coding sequence ATGCGTTTCCGAACGACCCTCTCCAAGCGGTCACTCTCCGCCCGGCGTTTACTCTTCTCCCTCACCGCCCGGCGCTCACTCCTCTCCCTTTTCGTCCTCCTGTCGATTCTCACGATGGTTGTGGCGACGCCCGCTTCGAGTAGGCCACCGCCGGAGCCGTTCTGTGGCCCGTGCGGGGGTAGTTTCACCGAAGAAGCACACCAGTACGCCGAAACCCTCGGCGTCGAAAACGTGACGTTCGACGTCGAGCGCACCACTGCCACGATTCGGGTCCACGACAACGGCACCGCGACGTGGACGGTGAAAAACCGGCTTGCGAGCGAGGAAACGGCGCGGTACTTCCGCGAGAACGGATGGGTGCTCGACGAAATCGCCGAGAACGCTGCTCCCGGTTCCTCCCTCGACCCCGAACCGTTCCTCGACGCTCGCGTCGTCGGCGCGAAGACGGTCGTCCTTCGGTACCGGACGAGCGCCGCCGCGACTGCCCCCGGTGGCGTCGTCCGATTCGACGGCTTCCGACACGCACGGGAGGGGTCGATTTCGGGACTCGGTGCCGACCGACTGACGGTCGTCGGGCCGCCCGGAACCGTCGTCACCCGCGCGCCGCGAGGGGCGAGCGTGGACGGCAATTCCTTCTCCCTGACCGCCTTCCGCGACACCGGAGACGGTCCGTTCGTCGCGTTCGCGCGGTCGGACGGGATTGCCGGTGAGGCGTGGAGTTTCGTGGCCGTCACGCTACCGCTGTCCGGTGACATCGCGTTTAACCTTCTCTCCGACGTTCTCCTCCCGGCGAGCGTCCTGTTCGCGCTCCTCGTCGGCTTCGTTCGACTCGGCGGTCGGGAGGGAAGCCGAAACGAACGGACGCCTCGTCTGGTCGCGGGTATCGTCAGCGTCCTCGGCGTTCTCGCGTTGTTCGTCGGAACCCTCCGATTGAACCACACCGTCTCGGGCTACTCGATGGGCATCGTCGTGGCCGGTGGGACCTACGCCGTCCTCGGGTTGCTGGCGTTCAGCCACGTCCGGCCGACGTTTTACCGTACGGTGGCCGCCGTCCTCCTCGCGTGGGTGGTCGGTCTCTGCGTGGCGATGCTGGCGGCCGTCGCCGTCGATTCGGCCGTCGGCGCTCGGCTCTTCGCCTCGAATCCGTACGCGATACGCAAATTCCTGTTCGCGGCGTTTTCGGTCCTTCTGGCATCGTTCATGACCGCGGTCGGCTACGCCGCCGCTGTTCGTCGCTACAGGCGGGTGGTCCTCGGGATTCCGCCCGTCGCGTTCGCCGTCGTACTCGCCCTGACGATACCGGTCACTCGGGTCAGAGGTCCGAACGACTTCCTGTTCTCCGTTTTCTTGCTCGTGTACCTCCTCGTCTTCGTCGCGCTGGTCGGACTCCCGGCGTTCCTGCTCGGACGCACGATTCCGAACGGACGGTAG
- a CDS encoding DUF7344 domain-containing protein: MERQTTTRTSPPNTRTEISVETLFDVLSSPYRRYVLSFLSDATTPTTMGDLAYHVAAWEADTSITEIDDEDATEAEILLYHVHLPKMETIGLVDYDAESGVIEPGERIEVATDCIPASE; the protein is encoded by the coding sequence ATGGAGAGACAAACAACGACCCGAACATCCCCGCCGAACACGCGAACCGAGATATCGGTCGAGACGTTGTTCGACGTGCTTAGCAGCCCGTACCGACGATACGTCCTTTCGTTCCTCTCCGATGCGACGACGCCGACCACGATGGGAGACCTCGCCTACCACGTCGCGGCGTGGGAGGCCGACACCAGCATCACCGAAATCGACGACGAGGACGCGACGGAGGCGGAGATACTGCTGTATCACGTCCACCTGCCCAAGATGGAGACCATCGGACTCGTCGACTACGACGCCGAATCGGGGGTCATCGAACCCGGAGAGCGCATCGAAGTGGCGACGGACTGCATCCCGGCGAGCGAGTAG
- the truD gene encoding tRNA pseudouridine(13) synthase TruD — MRESHPIETAVGMEYYVSDEDGVGGTLRETNEDFRVREIERFDADPLDADPGSYPYLILRATLHGWDTNDFARSLSSVLGISRERVSWAGTKDKRAVTTQLFSLRKVEPDDLPEMRAAELEPVGRAGRELLFGDLVGNEFEITVSNPDHPENADEIAAQLRAFAGGDGALAVPNFFGQQRFGSLRPVTHEVGLHVVREEWEEAVMAYVGNPFETEPEDTREARERVENLAPDWDAVLDALPGRLGFERSMAHRLVENGGTDPEDFRDALESLPTNLQRLLVNAAQSYVFNRILSKRLQRGLPFDEPVAGDVVCFAEEVDGFTVPDMDRQQTVSEKRVRTIERHCRRGRAFVTAPLVGTETELAEGEQGDIEREILDDLDLEPHDFNLPGEFHSTGTRRAILLGSDFSLSHDPLSFEFSLPSGSYATVFLREFLKANPLDMG, encoded by the coding sequence ATGCGCGAGTCACATCCCATCGAGACCGCGGTCGGCATGGAGTATTACGTCAGCGACGAGGACGGCGTGGGGGGAACCCTCCGGGAGACGAACGAGGACTTCCGAGTGAGAGAGATAGAACGATTCGACGCCGACCCGCTCGACGCGGACCCCGGCTCGTACCCGTATCTGATACTCCGCGCGACGCTCCACGGGTGGGATACCAACGACTTCGCCCGGAGCCTCTCCAGCGTGCTCGGAATCAGCCGCGAGCGGGTGTCGTGGGCCGGGACGAAGGACAAGCGCGCGGTGACGACCCAACTGTTCAGCCTCCGAAAGGTCGAGCCGGACGACCTTCCGGAGATGCGCGCCGCCGAACTCGAACCGGTCGGCCGCGCGGGGCGAGAACTCCTGTTCGGCGACCTCGTGGGCAACGAGTTCGAAATCACCGTCTCGAATCCCGACCACCCGGAGAACGCGGACGAAATCGCGGCCCAACTGCGCGCGTTCGCCGGCGGGGACGGGGCGCTCGCGGTTCCCAACTTCTTCGGCCAGCAACGGTTCGGCAGTCTCCGGCCGGTGACGCACGAGGTCGGCCTGCACGTCGTCCGCGAGGAGTGGGAGGAGGCGGTGATGGCCTACGTCGGCAACCCGTTCGAGACGGAACCGGAGGACACGCGGGAGGCCCGCGAGCGGGTCGAGAACCTCGCGCCGGACTGGGACGCCGTGCTCGATGCCCTGCCGGGACGACTCGGGTTCGAGCGCTCGATGGCCCACCGCCTCGTCGAAAACGGCGGTACCGACCCCGAGGACTTCCGGGACGCGCTCGAATCGCTCCCGACGAACCTCCAACGGTTGCTCGTCAATGCCGCCCAGTCGTACGTGTTCAACCGCATCCTGAGCAAGCGGCTTCAGCGCGGGCTTCCGTTCGACGAGCCGGTCGCGGGCGACGTGGTGTGTTTCGCGGAGGAGGTAGACGGCTTCACCGTTCCCGACATGGACCGCCAGCAGACCGTGAGCGAAAAGCGCGTCCGAACCATCGAGCGCCACTGTCGGCGGGGCCGGGCGTTCGTCACCGCGCCGCTGGTCGGCACCGAGACGGAACTCGCCGAGGGGGAGCAGGGAGACATCGAACGCGAAATCCTCGACGACCTCGACCTCGAACCGCACGATTTCAACCTCCCGGGCGAGTTCCACTCGACCGGCACCCGCCGCGCGATACTGCTCGGAAGCGACTTTTCGCTCTCCCACGACCCGCTCTCGTTCGAATTTTCGCTCCCCTCCGGGTCGTACGCCACCGTCTTCCTCCGGGAGTTCCTGAAAGCGAATCCCCTCGATATGGGATAG